From the genome of Oscillospiraceae bacterium:
TGTTGAATATATGTTAATATGGCAGAAATAGAGAGGAGTATAAGAAAAAACACACTTCATCACCGCAAAGACGCCCCAAAAAGGAGATAAGCAGCATGAAAGCAGTTATAGCATTTGTGGTAGCGCATCACGTTATCTTGACAGTGATATATGTTTTTTATGTGGTTGCTCTCTGGCGTGTATTTACAAAGGCGCATGTTGCCGGCTGGAAATCCGTAGTCCCATTTTATAATTTATACCTGCTCTTTAAGATTAGCTGGGACAAAAAGATGTTCTGGGCTCTTTTTGGCAGCCTGCTGCTGGCCGCACTGATGAGAAGCTTTTCGGGAATGTTTGTTCCAGAAATGCTGGCATCCCTGCTGACAATCGTAGCAGACATTGTTTACATTCTTATGAATGTGAATTTGTCACGCTCCTTTGGCAACCAGGGCTGGTTTACGCTGGGGCTCATTTTCCTAAATCCCGCTTTCATTGTGATATTGGGCTTTTCTACACGGCAGAAATATTTGGGTCCGCAAATTGAGACGCAAAATCATTTTCAGACAGCACAAAAGCGTTGAAAGTAATTTACCGGGTACAAAAATGGCTGTCCTTGCGGTGAAGTGTGCTTTTTATTTTTTTATTTCTTTTAATAGGTAGGACCTTCTGCTGCAAAAGAAAAAAGCGGGGAAGGGCTTTCTTTTGTAAGAAACAGCGTTTTGACTGCTCAAAAGATGGGCCATGCAAAATCGGTCTTACGGGAGTAAATGAAGAAGAAGCACCCAATAAGCCCAGTTTTCCAGCATTATTTCAGGTACAATCGGCTTTTGCCCGCTAAATATGCGGCTATTCTGTTTTTTACAGTATTTATTTTGAATTAATAATAAATTTTATAAAAAAATAACCTGATAGGGCTTTCCAAGCGCCTAATTGTATGTTATGATAATTTAGACGAAAGCAAGGGGGGGTATCTGTGTATTTTTCGTGAAAATATTGTAAAAAGTTTGCTAAAACTTTAACAAAATCCTTGCAATCGGCAACAGTTTGTGATATATTTAACTTGTGTTAAAAAGCTGGTTTCCCGCACCGGCATGGGGCGGCAAAAACAGCTGAAATAAATGAATGGGGGAAACAACAAATGTCTAAGAAAATCGTATTAGCAGGTGCCTGCCGTACTCCAATCGGCAAAATGGGTGGCGTATTTGTAAACACTTATACTCCTGAGCTGGCAACAATCGTTGTAAAAGAGGCTCTGAAGCGCTCTGGTGTACCGGCAGAGGCTGTCGATGAAGTTATCCTGGGCTGCGTATTCCAGGGCGGCATTGGCCAGAATGTTGCTCGTCAGGCTTCTGTATATGCTGGTATTCCGATCAGCACGCCTGCTTTCACACTGAACAACCTTTGCGGTTCCGGCCTGAAGAGCATCAACGTCGCTGCTGGTCTGATCCAGTCTGGCCAGGCAGACGTTATTGTTGCCGGCGGTGCTGAGAACATGTCCAACGCTCCTTACCTGCTGAAAAAAGCTCGTTTCGGCTATCGTTTGAATGACGGTGTCCTCATCGACTCCATGCAGAACGATGGTCTGTGGGATACTTTCCATCATTACCCGATGGGCATCACTGCAGAAAATGTTGCTGAGAAATACGGCATCACTCGTGAAATGCAGGATGAGTT
Proteins encoded in this window:
- a CDS encoding DUF5684 domain-containing protein, with product MKAVIAFVVAHHVILTVIYVFYVVALWRVFTKAHVAGWKSVVPFYNLYLLFKISWDKKMFWALFGSLLLAALMRSFSGMFVPEMLASLLTIVADIVYILMNVNLSRSFGNQGWFTLGLIFLNPAFIVILGFSTRQKYLGPQIETQNHFQTAQKR